A section of the Clostridium felsineum DSM 794 genome encodes:
- a CDS encoding VirD4-like conjugal transfer protein, CD1115 family has product MCKRFKIVFFSLIYILVSIYLLIPPIVLRNKFIEMSMSNNYNVHFKKIIIMYKHPFENFKLIITHGYILKEFIITFFIITVLICILYFGFRSRDTAGGITYLRDNGTQGTANWMNKKKMKKVLNIGNEKGIVFGTIENKMVTLPSNTFLNKNIAVFGASGSMKSRSFVRPNIMQLSETNESMIITDPKAEIFESMSEYLRDKGYTVKVLNLVNMINSDRWNPLNEVEDDISAQYFVETVMINTKAPGAKQDEFWDKAEMNLLKALVLYVVKENPEDERNLSSVYSLLALNSTVALDTLFSNLSQESEAKMPYNIYSQASDKVKTGVVIGLGSKLQIFQNKLVCNLTKTSDIDLILPKKEKCAYFCITSDMSSTFDFIAGLFFSFLFIKLVKYADYAPKEHQKDVYFILDEFPNIGAIPDFTKKISTMRSRGISSFIIFQNIAQLQNRYPNNGWSEIIGNCDSRLFLGATDIITSEFVSKLLGTTTVKDTKLSKAEGFEGIIDLGHTTSSSLKRNLMNPDEVLRLSNKNEILILRGQEPILLNKMDYTKHKFSKLIKHINISDYLPNWTTEYYKEKKDNLKDKKKDAQKSDFW; this is encoded by the coding sequence ATGTGTAAAAGGTTTAAGATAGTATTCTTTAGTCTAATATATATACTAGTAAGTATTTATTTATTAATACCACCTATAGTACTTAGAAATAAATTTATTGAAATGAGTATGTCAAATAATTATAATGTGCATTTTAAAAAAATAATTATTATGTATAAGCATCCTTTTGAGAACTTTAAACTAATTATAACTCATGGCTATATATTAAAAGAATTCATTATAACCTTTTTTATTATAACTGTTTTAATTTGTATTTTATATTTTGGTTTTAGAAGTAGAGACACGGCAGGAGGAATAACTTACTTAAGAGATAATGGTACTCAGGGAACTGCTAATTGGATGAATAAAAAGAAAATGAAAAAAGTACTTAATATAGGAAATGAAAAAGGAATTGTGTTTGGTACTATAGAAAATAAAATGGTGACTTTACCAAGTAATACTTTTCTAAATAAAAATATAGCTGTATTTGGTGCTAGTGGAAGCATGAAGAGTAGAAGCTTTGTAAGACCTAATATAATGCAGCTAAGTGAAACTAATGAATCAATGATTATTACAGACCCAAAGGCTGAAATTTTTGAGTCTATGTCTGAATATTTAAGAGATAAAGGGTACACCGTTAAGGTTCTTAATTTAGTAAATATGATAAATTCAGATAGATGGAATCCATTAAATGAAGTAGAAGACGATATATCAGCTCAATATTTTGTTGAGACTGTTATGATAAATACAAAAGCACCTGGTGCAAAACAAGATGAATTTTGGGATAAAGCAGAAATGAATCTTTTAAAAGCATTAGTTTTATATGTTGTTAAAGAAAATCCAGAGGATGAGAGAAATTTATCGTCAGTATATTCTCTGCTTGCTTTAAATAGTACTGTAGCACTGGATACTCTATTTAGTAATTTATCACAAGAGAGTGAAGCTAAAATGCCATATAATATTTATTCACAGGCATCTGATAAAGTAAAAACAGGAGTAGTCATAGGCCTTGGATCAAAGCTTCAAATATTTCAAAATAAGTTGGTTTGTAATCTTACTAAAACCAGTGATATTGATTTGATTTTACCTAAAAAAGAAAAGTGTGCGTATTTTTGCATAACATCAGATATGTCATCAACCTTTGATTTTATAGCAGGGCTATTTTTTTCGTTTCTTTTTATAAAATTAGTTAAATATGCAGACTATGCGCCAAAAGAACATCAAAAAGATGTATATTTTATATTGGATGAATTTCCTAATATTGGGGCTATACCAGACTTTACAAAGAAAATATCAACTATGCGTTCAAGAGGAATTTCAAGCTTTATAATATTTCAAAATATAGCTCAACTTCAGAATAGATATCCTAATAACGGCTGGTCCGAAATTATAGGAAATTGTGATAGTAGATTATTTTTAGGGGCAACGGATATAATAACTTCTGAGTTTGTATCTAAACTTTTAGGAACTACAACTGTTAAGGATACAAAGTTAAGTAAAGCTGAGGGCTTTGAGGGCATTATAGATTTAGGACATACGACAAGTAGTTCATTAAAAAGAAATTTAATGAATCCAGATGAGGTATTAAGATTGTCAAATAAAAATGAAATACTTATTTTAAGAGGGCAAGAACCTATTCTATTAAATAAAATGGACTATACAAAACATAAATTTTCAAAATTAATTAAGCACATTAACATAAGTGACTACTTACCAAATTGGACTACTGAATATTATAAGGAAAAGAAAGATAACTTAAAGGATAAGAAAAAGGATGCTCAAAAGTCAGATTTTTGGTAA
- a CDS encoding DUF5697 family protein yields the protein MYYMNLKQEKIFNFIRTFRCAKLEHLKGLLDIKDIEKHLKTLISEQKIYKIDDIYLLKNDIRDNSKILKALDLYVYLRNKELPIHWCIPEDFPFIIAFFRNNKVFDVAVVKEGEESLYSTVINRGISDRVILILYKREQQEKIKIEKQVKFCTIENGAVYFF from the coding sequence ATGTATTATATGAATTTAAAACAAGAAAAAATTTTTAATTTTATAAGGACATTTAGATGTGCTAAACTGGAACATTTAAAAGGTCTCTTAGATATAAAAGATATTGAAAAACATCTAAAAACATTAATAAGTGAACAAAAAATTTATAAAATAGATGATATATATCTTTTGAAGAATGATATAAGGGATAATTCTAAAATTCTTAAAGCATTGGATTTATATGTTTATTTAAGAAATAAGGAATTGCCAATCCATTGGTGTATACCTGAGGACTTTCCTTTTATAATTGCATTTTTTAGAAATAATAAAGTTTTTGATGTAGCAGTTGTAAAAGAAGGAGAGGAAAGTCTTTATTCAACGGTAATAAACAGAGGTATTTCAGATAGAGTGATTTTAATCTTATATAAAAGGGAGCAGCAAGAAAAAATAAAAATAGAAAAGCAAGTAAAATTCTGCACTATAGAAAATGGTGCAGTTTATTTTTTTTGA
- a CDS encoding prepilin peptidase, producing MIFSFLCGVVLGYIAIKYTEKVLKENQLTFKQRRFWEIALGASYLIFYKENSFNFEFLILYVITYILFLISIIDFKTKNIYFCITCIFFLFCGGHTFISFLDGKSLMSYMFGAVIMLGVTYILAFSRAIGLGDVEIFTICGLYLGVYRGIFMLAVSMILCGGYGIFKIIKYKTLRLERVAFVPFIFISFVIVNGNMIKF from the coding sequence TTGATATTTAGTTTCTTATGTGGTGTAGTTTTAGGTTATATAGCCATTAAGTATACAGAAAAAGTTTTAAAAGAAAATCAGCTGACATTTAAGCAACGTAGATTTTGGGAGATAGCATTAGGAGCAAGTTATCTTATTTTTTATAAAGAAAATAGCTTTAATTTTGAATTTTTAATATTATATGTTATTACCTATATACTTTTTTTAATATCCATAATTGATTTTAAAACAAAGAACATATATTTTTGTATCACATGTATTTTCTTTTTGTTTTGCGGTGGACACACGTTTATAAGTTTTTTAGATGGAAAAAGTTTAATGAGTTATATGTTTGGAGCAGTAATAATGTTAGGAGTTACGTATATTTTAGCTTTTTCTAGGGCTATTGGCTTGGGTGATGTTGAGATATTCACTATATGTGGTTTATATCTTGGAGTTTATAGAGGAATATTTATGCTTGCAGTATCAATGATCCTATGTGGGGGCTATGGTATTTTTAAGATTATAAAATATAAAACACTCAGGTTAGAAAGAGTAGCTTTTGTGCCATTTATATTTATTTCATTTGTAATAGTTAATGGTAATATGATCAAATTTTAA
- the cpaB gene encoding Flp pilus assembly protein CpaB produces the protein MKVKKFNIRILISTVFIGCAAFSFLIIIENKILSSTLKKEVIIASKDIKQGTKLSDYNTKKSSSYAEGISSNSVISMEEIKNKYAIGDIYKGEVLNRQRISDKSDNIEVFLRENEKEVSIPLAKFNNDAFAGTMREGDTVDIIHTNIVNEEAVTDTIAKKTKVIGAVDSEGKLLKKQDKNILAASVIFSVSEEEAVKIAKESASGYFTIDKSSILKR, from the coding sequence TTGAAAGTAAAAAAGTTTAATATAAGAATATTAATAAGTACAGTTTTTATAGGCTGTGCTGCTTTTAGTTTTTTAATTATAATAGAAAATAAAATATTAAGCTCAACATTAAAAAAAGAGGTTATAATAGCGTCTAAAGATATAAAGCAAGGTACAAAACTTAGTGATTATAATACTAAAAAATCTAGTTCTTATGCAGAAGGTATATCATCTAATAGTGTAATAAGTATGGAGGAGATAAAAAATAAATACGCTATTGGAGATATATACAAAGGAGAAGTGTTAAATAGGCAAAGAATTTCAGATAAAAGTGACAATATAGAAGTTTTTTTGAGAGAAAATGAAAAGGAGGTTTCAATACCTCTAGCTAAATTCAATAATGATGCTTTTGCAGGGACCATGCGAGAAGGAGATACTGTTGATATAATTCATACGAATATAGTTAATGAAGAAGCTGTAACTGATACAATTGCTAAGAAAACTAAAGTTATAGGTGCAGTTGATTCTGAGGGAAAACTACTTAAAAAGCAGGATAAAAATATTTTGGCGGCTTCTGTTATATTTTCTGTGTCAGAAGAAGAGGCTGTTAAAATAGCTAAAGAGTCAGCTTCTGGTTATTTTACAATAGATAAGTCGTCAATTTTAAAAAGATAG
- a CDS encoding type II secretion system F family protein: MLYIIKLILLICSLIIAYYLRYFIKLKFNSKYKKAKPEYSPIEKTNTINFFNRKLIEEKLVKCGNPLKLNVKSYIFLKLFILLGGAVAAVQYIGASTKGLIGGVAAAILGFFSVDIVNYLSNEDDKNRIRLDLADVYDLVSLQTVAGVNIGHALLEVHTVCKSKRLQKSLIKLAAKINLSKNIEKALNEFNSEYDMPEIDTFVAIIKESLSSGLKEEIIDDQSAALKAVNSFYTASETEKIDIYVLIISMLLLGGILGMVYYGIGSDLLKSTHGLFS, translated from the coding sequence TTGCTATATATAATTAAATTAATACTTTTAATATGTAGTTTAATTATAGCTTACTATCTAAGATACTTTATAAAACTAAAATTTAATTCTAAATATAAAAAAGCAAAGCCAGAATATAGCCCAATTGAAAAGACAAATACAATAAATTTCTTCAATAGAAAATTGATTGAAGAAAAACTTGTTAAATGTGGTAATCCGCTTAAATTAAATGTAAAAAGTTATATATTTTTAAAGTTGTTTATATTGTTAGGAGGAGCAGTGGCAGCTGTACAATATATTGGAGCATCAACTAAAGGCTTAATAGGGGGAGTAGCAGCAGCTATATTAGGCTTTTTTTCAGTGGACATCGTAAATTATTTAAGTAATGAAGATGATAAAAATAGAATAAGATTGGATTTAGCTGATGTATATGATTTGGTAAGTTTACAAACAGTTGCTGGAGTGAACATTGGACATGCATTATTAGAAGTTCATACAGTATGTAAAAGTAAGAGACTCCAAAAGAGTTTAATAAAATTAGCTGCTAAAATAAATTTATCTAAAAATATTGAAAAAGCACTTAATGAATTTAATAGTGAGTATGATATGCCTGAAATAGATACTTTTGTTGCAATTATAAAGGAAAGCTTATCAAGTGGTTTAAAAGAAGAAATAATAGATGATCAAAGTGCAGCCTTGAAAGCTGTAAATTCTTTTTACACAGCTAGTGAGACAGAAAAAATAGATATATATGTTTTAATTATATCCATGCTCCTTTTAGGAGGAATACTTGGCATGGTATATTATGGTATAGGAAGTGATTTACTAAAAAGTACACATGGATTGTTTAGTTAA
- a CDS encoding type II secretion system F family protein — MKLYIILNSIFILVTFLLAYEVSYKLVKGDRGKLKAVLHHFDKKYRERLLDKKVNRVYREKRQNSILNRLDKIIYMSGIRKYFKYMSSEVFAFGVFIISFLFSILIFELYKSLIFSVVAFLAVLIIFYGILKEMMQINFDKIDNNIMFFISSLKSNAEIKNNIVFMIGETTKKLKEPLKTYNDDFIRDVRFGISIDKAFENYINKVENVRFKNILKNLYICSLNNANYSKLLDKTRIIVRNYYEEKEKRKRKVRAAQISITVIVIMAVIILNALSKVTENFSFLIMNTRGGQVLLGYILCVILFAAYKCISLKKFNY, encoded by the coding sequence TTGAAGTTATATATAATTTTAAATTCTATTTTTATTTTAGTAACTTTTTTATTAGCTTATGAGGTATCATATAAATTAGTAAAAGGTGACAGGGGAAAATTGAAAGCAGTATTACATCATTTTGATAAAAAGTACAGAGAAAGGCTTCTTGATAAAAAAGTAAATAGGGTATATAGAGAAAAAAGACAAAATAGTATTTTAAATAGATTAGATAAAATTATATATATGTCAGGTATAAGGAAATATTTTAAATATATGAGCTCCGAGGTTTTTGCTTTTGGGGTTTTTATTATATCATTTTTATTTTCAATTCTAATTTTTGAATTATATAAAAGTTTGATATTTTCTGTAGTGGCATTTTTAGCTGTACTTATTATTTTTTATGGAATCCTAAAGGAAATGATGCAAATAAACTTTGATAAAATTGATAATAACATAATGTTTTTCATAAGTTCCTTAAAGAGTAATGCTGAGATTAAAAATAATATAGTCTTTATGATAGGTGAGACTACAAAAAAACTTAAAGAACCACTTAAAACATATAATGATGATTTTATAAGGGATGTAAGATTTGGAATTTCTATAGATAAAGCCTTTGAAAATTATATAAATAAGGTAGAGAATGTAAGGTTTAAGAATATACTTAAAAACTTATATATATGTTCTTTAAACAATGCTAATTATTCAAAGCTTTTGGATAAGACAAGGATAATTGTTAGAAATTATTATGAAGAGAAGGAGAAGAGAAAAAGAAAAGTTAGAGCTGCACAAATAAGTATTACAGTTATAGTAATTATGGCAGTAATAATACTTAATGCATTATCTAAAGTTACAGAAAATTTTAGTTTTTTGATTATGAATACGAGAGGAGGACAAGTGCTGTTAGGGTATATTTTATGTGTAATTTTATTTGCAGCATATAAGTGTATTTCTCTTAAAAAATTCAATTATTAA
- a CDS encoding ATPase, T2SS/T4P/T4SS family — translation MNRVNLIKELNYKNTNLIDDEVYNIGDELAKLVDNIIKEFTEKRPYLINDTESGKLPEVSLKNEILNYVDKNEIKIDEEIRRLLIKKVKDYLFGYYVLQDLIDNEEISDIRVLSYDNIQVKHRGKRISSEVRFPSKKSFDIFFNYMVIKLNGTLDKKNALQILSDNTDEFYLRISVSSSFINSIDNAYVSIRKIPKHKLELETLMFKKYMFDKAIYSYLVKNVRAGVNILLCGKGGSGKTTMINALLEKVPYDRAALIVQESEELFSNHPNMMFQKEKRRIGENDAEYTLTDLTRFAMTEDLDMIVIGEIKGKEVLNLFKVIGTGHSGWGSVHSNGAKEAIERLLNYMVEANPNLNRYGILKILSLVDIIIFMKDYKVSEITEVSGFNEESCEIIYNEVFKLRRGNFIKINESCSKIIDKIGGE, via the coding sequence GTGAATAGAGTTAATTTAATTAAAGAGCTCAATTATAAAAATACTAATTTAATAGATGACGAAGTCTATAATATAGGAGATGAGTTGGCAAAATTAGTAGATAATATAATAAAAGAATTTACAGAGAAAAGACCATATTTAATAAATGATACAGAGAGTGGTAAATTGCCAGAAGTTTCTCTTAAAAACGAAATTCTAAATTATGTAGACAAAAATGAAATTAAAATTGATGAGGAAATAAGGAGACTTTTAATAAAAAAAGTTAAAGATTATTTATTTGGGTATTATGTACTTCAAGACTTAATTGATAATGAAGAAATTTCAGATATAAGGGTGCTTTCTTATGACAATATACAAGTAAAGCATAGAGGGAAGAGGATTTCATCAGAAGTAAGATTTCCTTCTAAAAAATCCTTTGATATATTTTTCAATTATATGGTCATAAAGCTTAATGGAACTCTTGATAAGAAAAATGCTTTGCAGATTTTATCAGATAATACAGATGAATTTTATCTGAGAATAAGTGTAAGTTCATCTTTTATAAACTCCATAGATAATGCATATGTATCTATAAGAAAAATACCTAAACACAAGTTAGAACTTGAAACCTTAATGTTTAAGAAATATATGTTTGATAAAGCAATTTATAGTTATCTTGTTAAAAATGTTAGAGCAGGAGTAAATATACTTTTGTGTGGAAAAGGAGGCAGTGGGAAGACAACTATGATAAATGCATTGCTTGAAAAAGTCCCATATGATAGAGCAGCACTTATAGTACAAGAATCAGAGGAACTCTTTTCCAATCATCCTAACATGATGTTTCAAAAAGAGAAAAGGAGAATAGGTGAAAATGATGCTGAGTATACGTTAACAGATTTAACAAGATTTGCAATGACAGAGGATTTGGACATGATTGTAATAGGTGAAATTAAAGGAAAGGAGGTACTTAATCTTTTTAAGGTTATTGGAACAGGACATAGTGGTTGGGGATCTGTACATTCAAATGGAGCAAAAGAAGCTATAGAGAGATTGCTTAATTATATGGTGGAAGCAAATCCTAACTTAAATAGATATGGAATTTTAAAGATACTTTCCTTAGTAGATATCATAATATTTATGAAGGATTATAAAGTTAGTGAAATAACAGAGGTTTCAGGCTTTAATGAAGAAAGCTGTGAAATTATTTATAATGAAGTATTTAAATTAAGGAGAGGTAATTTTATAAAAATAAATGAGAGTTGTTCTAAAATAATAGATAAAATAGGAGGTGAATAA
- a CDS encoding MinD/ParA family ATP-binding protein produces the protein MDVAMATGMTELDNKVTEILKGRKDIEVTKVNYREFFKIKHFNIVVISNRLVGDIVMSKLLFDLKSNNTRVVYLTSSDDPFGIKECFNYSINDILLDPVKPSEIINLILKPNSFSDISDIYLEYSGLENKEGKITNRVIEKKVEVPVKEIVYKTRTMKKSIITVYTTDDAFVTADFITQLSVILSKKVDQKILILDFNTLFPVMDNFLGVKKEINIESKYDIEKSTSLTLMYNALERDILNENNLVKFVKKHPKYKNIDLATGLYDLMLFEKMPNEYFSKIVNTASRIYDTILINTNPDISLGSTFVPIKLSSKIIFIVKPNYTSIRNALFVAENFKNVITKDKLNFVIYDFSPKSLDSEIIEELFCDYKLIGYIPKDDIREYALNKQKPFIETIGVKKESKKAYYSILEKLDYVPKASFFSRFFVKKEGAI, from the coding sequence ATGGATGTAGCAATGGCAACAGGTATGACAGAACTTGATAATAAAGTTACGGAAATTTTAAAGGGGAGAAAAGATATTGAGGTTACCAAAGTTAATTATAGGGAGTTTTTTAAAATTAAACATTTCAACATAGTGGTTATATCTAATAGACTTGTAGGCGATATTGTGATGTCTAAATTGCTTTTTGATTTAAAATCTAATAATACTAGAGTTGTATACCTAACTAGTTCAGATGACCCTTTTGGAATAAAAGAGTGTTTTAATTATTCTATAAATGATATACTGTTAGATCCTGTGAAACCGTCTGAGATTATTAATTTAATTCTAAAACCAAATTCATTTTCAGATATATCTGATATATATTTAGAATACAGCGGTCTAGAAAATAAAGAAGGAAAAATCACAAATAGAGTTATTGAAAAGAAAGTTGAAGTTCCTGTAAAAGAAATAGTATATAAGACTAGGACAATGAAAAAGAGCATAATAACTGTGTATACAACAGATGATGCTTTTGTAACTGCAGATTTTATAACACAGCTAAGTGTAATTTTATCAAAGAAGGTTGATCAAAAAATATTAATCTTAGATTTTAATACCTTATTCCCTGTTATGGATAATTTTCTTGGAGTAAAAAAAGAAATAAACATTGAGAGTAAATATGATATAGAAAAAAGTACAAGCCTTACTTTGATGTATAATGCGTTGGAAAGGGATATCTTAAATGAAAATAATCTGGTTAAGTTTGTAAAAAAGCATCCTAAATATAAAAACATAGATTTAGCAACTGGACTTTATGACTTAATGTTGTTTGAAAAAATGCCAAATGAGTATTTTTCAAAAATAGTTAATACTGCTAGTAGGATTTATGATACTATACTTATAAATACAAATCCTGATATAAGTCTGGGAAGTACCTTTGTTCCTATTAAATTATCAAGTAAAATTATATTTATCGTCAAGCCTAATTATACAAGTATAAGGAATGCTCTTTTTGTAGCAGAGAATTTTAAAAATGTAATAACTAAAGATAAGTTGAATTTTGTCATTTATGATTTTTCTCCTAAAAGTTTAGATAGTGAAATTATAGAAGAACTTTTTTGTGATTATAAACTCATAGGTTATATTCCTAAAGATGATATAAGAGAGTATGCATTAAATAAACAAAAGCCTTTTATAGAAACAATAGGTGTGAAAAAAGAATCTAAAAAAGCATATTATAGTATACTTGAGAAGCTTGATTATGTACCTAAGGCTTCTTTTTTTAGTAGATTTTTTGTTAAAAAAGAAGGTGCAATTTAG
- a CDS encoding DMT family transporter — translation MYSWIWMVILSGILLGLWDITKKKAFEKNSVITVLAFYSFFAFIFVSFEFQNALNIKGDKILIILIKTFIVFISWALSFSAIKKLPISVITPFDTLNPMFSVIFGIFILNERLYFLQYIGIGIMLVSYYFIGRVGSNEVVNIFKNKYFYFMIIAAILNAISATIDKIALKSINAGQMQFWFCLFMFLFNGAAMIYFRIKAKDRSPVKLDFFVPLMSLILIVSDRIYFTALNIPSSQISIVMPLRKISIIVSAVVGGIIFKEKNLKKKFGYICILIFGIAFLFFKK, via the coding sequence ATGTATTCATGGATATGGATGGTCATTTTATCTGGAATTTTATTGGGGTTGTGGGATATAACAAAGAAAAAAGCTTTTGAAAAGAATTCTGTAATAACAGTATTGGCTTTTTATTCTTTTTTTGCGTTTATTTTTGTATCTTTTGAGTTTCAAAATGCGTTAAATATTAAAGGAGATAAGATTTTAATAATACTTATTAAGACATTTATTGTTTTTATATCTTGGGCACTTAGCTTTTCAGCAATAAAAAAATTACCCATAAGTGTAATAACGCCTTTTGATACCTTAAATCCTATGTTCTCTGTAATCTTTGGTATTTTTATATTAAATGAAAGACTATATTTTTTACAGTATATAGGAATTGGTATAATGCTTGTATCTTACTATTTTATAGGAAGAGTGGGTTCAAATGAAGTTGTAAATATATTTAAGAATAAGTATTTTTATTTTATGATAATTGCAGCAATTTTAAATGCTATAAGTGCAACTATTGATAAAATAGCACTTAAATCTATAAATGCAGGACAAATGCAATTTTGGTTTTGTTTATTTATGTTTTTATTTAATGGTGCTGCTATGATTTATTTTAGAATCAAAGCTAAAGATAGAAGTCCTGTAAAGCTTGATTTTTTTGTACCACTTATGAGTTTAATACTTATTGTATCAGACAGAATATATTTTACAGCACTAAATATTCCTTCCAGTCAGATATCAATAGTTATGCCTTTAAGAAAAATATCTATAATTGTTTCTGCTGTAGTTGGAGGAATTATATTTAAAGAAAAAAATCTCAAAAAAAAGTTTGGTTACATATGTATTTTAATTTTTGGAATTGCATTTTTATTTTTTAAAAAGTAA
- a CDS encoding DUF2786 domain-containing protein: protein MNNKIIEKIQKLLSLSESSNENEAKLAMIKAQELLIKYKLSLKEVTKYSVNNSIIEEKVSKVSFTKARWKGYLAKIIADNFGCYNYYKRRRTNTIIFFGKEEDIIICDIVLNYAIDSINSIVKRLKYEYSKKKISTKGIENDYALGFIDGLQESFEIQKKSNIKWAIVLAKDKEVTKEHNRIKFNGKISMKVKYNGYNHIYFKGHEDGKKFSITDKISN, encoded by the coding sequence ATGAACAATAAAATAATTGAGAAAATACAAAAATTATTAAGTTTAAGTGAAAGCAGTAACGAAAATGAAGCTAAATTAGCTATGATTAAAGCACAAGAGCTTTTAATTAAATACAAGTTGTCTTTAAAGGAAGTTACGAAGTATAGTGTGAATAATAGTATAATTGAAGAAAAAGTAAGCAAAGTATCTTTTACCAAAGCAAGATGGAAAGGATATCTTGCTAAAATAATAGCTGATAATTTTGGATGTTATAATTATTATAAGAGAAGAAGAACTAATACAATAATTTTCTTTGGGAAAGAAGAAGATATTATAATATGTGATATTGTTCTTAATTATGCAATAGATTCTATAAATAGTATTGTTAAAAGATTAAAATATGAGTATTCGAAGAAAAAAATCAGTACAAAAGGTATTGAAAATGATTATGCATTGGGATTTATTGATGGGCTTCAAGAAAGCTTCGAAATCCAAAAAAAATCTAATATTAAATGGGCAATTGTATTAGCTAAGGATAAGGAAGTTACCAAGGAACATAATAGGATTAAGTTCAATGGAAAAATAAGTATGAAAGTCAAGTATAATGGATATAATCATATTTATTTTAAAGGGCATGAAGATGGAAAAAAATTCAGTATAACAGATAAAATTTCGAACTAA